Below is a genomic region from Treponema sp. J25.
ATAAGGGTTCGCAGGTTAAGCTCAATCTCATCGAGTTGTTTTTCCAGGGCCTCTTTCCGGGCAACAAGGTTATCGAGCTTTTCCTTGGCCTTTGGATCGAATCCCACCTCGCAAATGGTTTCGGTTCCACTGACGGGACTCCCCAGGACCTTGGCGTTAATTTCCTCCGTGGCTCGCAGGTGGCCACCGACAATGTTGGCCCGTTTTCCCTGGCAGATAATCCGTTTTTCTGCCACCACTTTGGAATTAATGATCCCATCGGAGACCACCACCATGTTGCCCGCTTCCACGATGGCATTTTCGATAAACCGGGACCAGATGGAGCGCCCCGCCCGGATCAGGCCACTACCCTTTCCCGCAATTCCCTGATGGACAATGATATCCCCTTCTGCATCCAATTCGGCTTTGCCCACCGTTCCGTGAACTTCGATGTTCCCTGCGGCCTTTACAGAAAAACCATCTTCCACATTTCCTGTAATGAGGACCGTGCCCAGGAAGATGATGTTTCCCGTTTTGAGGTTCACATCCCCTTGCACGGTATAGATGGGCTCTACGTTGATCTTGCCCCCTGAAAGCACCACCTGACCGTTCATATCGGCGATAATGGTCAGCTGGTCCTCCGCCACATGCACGTTTTTTCCCAGGGGCAAGGGGATATCTTTGCCGTTTTTGGCGGGTAAAATCTTGCCGGTGACGGTTTTACCCGGCACGCCCCGTTCGGCCGGGACCTTCTTGGCTAGGGGCTGACCTTCCACCACGTTTTGAATGATATTTAGTTCCTTAAAATCAACCCGGCCACCAGGCCCTTCCTTAAGACGGACCTTTGTTTGGTCCGTTTCAAAATTATATTGAATATAGGCGTCCCGTCCGTTTTGGGGTTTGGTTCCTTCTGCCACAAGGACCATCTCTTTATAAATAGGTCGATCCGTAAATTCCTGAAGGACCTCCTCTTTGATACCGTAGACCACCCGATTATTGCGAAGAAAACTCGCGATGGTCTCTGCCGAAAGATCGCAGCCTCCTGGACCAGGGGGATTCACATAGATGTAGGCCTTCATTTCCTGATCGGTAATGTTCACCGTAATAATCGCATCGTTGGCGGGGTTCTGTATGAAGGTCCCTACTTTTACGTAGACCCCCGCGGCTTCCTTTACGGTCTTCTCTACCAGGGCCTCATCTATTTCTCTGACCGCCCGGCTCGCCAGGGCATCCATGGCTTGCTTCACCGTAGCCCGTCGACCCTTACCAGAAGGGGCGGTTACTTTAAGGAAGGCCCCCTCTGCAGCAAGATGCACAAAAACTTCGCCGTTGCGATCCTCTATCACGGGGCTTTGAATATCCAGGATGCTTTCGGTAGAAACGAGTTCAGGGGCCTTTTCAAGGGTGGCCCGGGCATAGACCCGGATTTTCCAGGGTTTTTGCAGGGTTCCGAAAAACCCTTTTATTCCCCGCTCCAGTATTTCATACTCCAGTTTTTTCACCGGCACATTAAGAAGGGTAGCCCCATTCGCCACCGCCTCTTCGAGGGTTGTCCCCTCTACTTCCACGGTCTGGATGGCCCGGTCCCGTTCCAATCGTTCTTTCATAATTTTCTGGAGCTGGACAAAATCGACCATCAAAACCTGTCTTCCTCCGGTACTAGACGATACCCTTTCGGATGTTGGTAAGCTTTGCCCGTAACCGTACAATAGCCTTCGTATGAAGCTGGGAAACCCGGGATTCGGTTACATCCAGAACCTGGCCGATTTCTTTTAAGGTCAGGTCTTCGTAATAATACAAAATGAGCACCTTCTTTTCTTTTTCGGGAAGTTCATTAATGGCTTCTACAATAATTCGGCGGATTTCGTCTTTTTCGACGATAACCTCTGGATTAAGACTTGCAGGCGCCTCGATACTATCCCCAATGGACATGCGATCGTTTTCATCTCCGGAGAACCAGATATCATTCAATGAAAGCAAGGAGGTTCCCGAAATTTTCATCACCGTTTTAAGGTACTCTTCTTCATCCATGCCAAGGGCCTGGGCAATCTCCTGATCCGTGGCGGTCCGCCCCAACTGGGCTTCCAGGGTACTGATGGTTTCTTCTAGTTCCTTGGTCTTTTGCCGCACCGACCGGGGCACCCAATCGATGGAACGGAGTTCATCAAAAATGGCCCCCCGAATCCGGGTTACCGCATAGGTTTTAAATTTTACATTCTTCGCCGGATCGTATTTATCGATTGCGTCCAGCAAACCAAAAACCCCGAACCCCACCAGGTCATCAAATTCCACCGTATGGGGCATACCAACGGCGATTTTTCCTGCCACATACTTTACCAGGGGCGCATATTGTTTAATAAAGGCCTCCCGGATTTTTGGATCCCGGGTCTTTTTATAGAGTTCCCACAATTCTTCTTCTGTCCGTTCTTCCAGGAGGACATTCCCCATACCCTATCCTTTCTGGTCCTTTTTTAACAGGGTTTGTATCGCCATGGCCATTTCTTTCGGATCGAAGGAATCGGCTCCCCCCTTTCCTTTGGTTCCTTTCCCACCAGGATCTCTCCGGGAGGAATTGGATACCTCTTCTTCTTCCTCAACCCCAGGAGTGATAAAAGAATCGGCCATACTTTCTAAATCGGGTAGTTCATCCACATCATCGATGATACCCGGCGGCAATGCAGGCATGGGTTCTTCCCGTAGCCCCGCATCTGCCACATCCGAACTAGCAACCCCTTGTTTAGTATACTCGCCTTCTTCCATCTGGTCCAGAGCTTTTTCTGGATTAGGTGCTCCCCCCGGTGAAACCATTTCTTCGAGGCCTTCTTCCTCCGCCGACAACGCTGCGGCAGGACTCAGTTCCTCCCCTTCTCCTTCAAGGGTAATATTAACTCGAGACCCCGGCGGAGGGCCTTCTTCTTCCAATGATGGAGTTCCTTCTGTTCCTCGCCCTGTCTGCATAAGTTCCGGCAAATATTGGGTAATAAGCCAATAGGCGATACCGCTCAACACAAAAAAAAGCACCCCCATGAGGAAGGCCCGTAGCAAAAGAACCCAAAAAGAAACCCCACTTATAAGTCCTATAAGAAAAGAGATACCGAAGGCCACCGCTGCAGTAATACCACTTATTTTAGGATCAAACACCTGGGCCTCCTTTCTTACAGGGTATCATCGTGCAAAAAGACGACGGATTAAATTCCCTAAGCCCCCATCTTCCCGAATATCGGTCTTTTCCATCCGTCCCACGATATGTTGAATACAATGGGAAGCCTTGCTTTTCGGGTCCAACACCAGAAACGGCTTTTGGCGGAGCACCGCCAGGGGAACCGCGGGATCGTCATAGATAAATCCGAGATAATCTACCTTAAGGTTCAGGAACTGACTTGCGATGTTAATCATCCGGTCTGCCACTTTTTTTGCTTCCGCCACCGTTTTTACCCGATTAACGATGAGCTTAAGCCCCATGTTAAGATTGTCAATTTCGGTGGCGATTATTTTAATAATCCCGTAGGCATCGGTAATTGCGGTAGGTTCAGGGGTGGTTACAATAATCGCATCATCTGCGGCGGCTACAAAGGCAAGCACATTATTCGAAACCCCCGCACTGGTATCGATAATGATAATGTCCGCCTCCTGTAAGGTGTACAGTTCATTGATAAAATTCTGCCGTTCGTCCTCATTCAAATTGGCAATTTTAGAAAAACCACTCGCCCCGGCCACGATTTTTATGCCATATTCGGTATCCAGAATAATTTCCCGCATGGTCTTTTGCTTGCGGATCACATGGAACAGGTTGTACTTGGGAATCATGTTCAGCATCACGTTTACGTTGGCAAGCCCGAGGTCCGCATCCATTACAATAACCTTTTTACCCATCCGGGCATAGGCTAAGGCCATGTTCACCGATACATTGGTTTTTCCCACACCGCCCTTTCCACTGGCCACCGTAATAATGCGGGTCTTTTTTCCCCGGGGGGAAGGAGCGGAGGCGGTTCCCCCATTTTTTGCCTTTACCAGTTCTCGTAGCTGGGCTGCCTGATCTTCCATGCTCATCTCCCTTCGAGTACATCCGAAGCGGTCTTGGAAAAGCGCTTCTCTATATATGGTCTATCGATTTTAAATCCTTCAAGATTAATAAGAAAATTCACCACCGATGCCCGCTCAATATCCTGAGGCACCCGCTGGCCATTGGTAATAAAAGAAATGGATTTGCCCTTTTCATTCAGGGCGCTTACCACATTCCCGATGCGATTTGTTTCGTCCAATTTAGTCACAATCACCGAGCGATAATTAAAGGGCTCAAACTGCTGGAGGATTTCCTTGATATCGCTTGCCTTGGTGGTGGCCGCAAGGGCAAGGTGCACCTCCATGCTGGTGCCACAGGCGGCAAGGAGTTCCTTCATTTCTGCCAGTTTGATAGAATCCCGGGGACTCTTTCCAATGGTATCCACCAGCACGAGATCGACCTCATCAGCATAGAGGGAAATGGTTTTTCTTAAGTCTTCGTAGGTTTCTACACAAGACACGGGGATCCCCATGATTTCCCCATATTTTTCAATCTGTTGACGGGCCGCAATACGATAGTTGTCGATGGTAATCATCCGCACCGAAACGGCGGGGGTATTATTGATGCCCAGCCCATAGATGGCCGCCAATTTGGCGATGGTAGTGGTTTTACCCACACCGGTGGGTCCCACTAATACCATTACCCGGGGCTTCGTCTTAGATTCGGTTCCTGAATAGAGCTCGATACTTTCCCCGATCCATTCCACCACCTGTTTCTGAATCCGGTCAAAATCTTCGAGTTCCGCCAAGGGGAATTCCCGTCGTATTCGCTGTTGAATACGGGAAATGTAGGAATGGGAAAACTCATTTCCTGCCAGGAGTTCTCCGATTTTTATGATGGTGGGATGCTCTTCTGCCGACACTGACATGCCCAATTGGCTTTCGAGCCGTTCCTTAAGGCTCCGCACCTCCTGAAGCACCACCTTTATGGTGGGATCACTTCCCTTACCCGCGAGGGCAAGAATTTTCTGTTTTTCCTCTTCCAAAGACGTTTCTGCGCTCCGTGGGGATGCGGTCGCAAGGTTCCGAGATCCCTCTCCCTTCACGGGGGGACTTGCAGCATCCCGACAAGAGGCGACTTCTTTTCGAGCAAGGGAAGAAAGAAGGCTTTGCGGGCGCTCTGGTTCCTTCACAAAGCCCATGATTTCTACCCCTTCCCGGCTGAAGAGCCCTAAGAAACCACCAATCTGGACTGTCCGCTGCATGTAAATTTGTATGTTATCCCCGTACTTTGCTCGGGCTTTTCTGAGGCATTCTTCGTACGTGGCTCCCTGCTCCGCAAAATAGGTCAACATAGGCTCCTCATTCTTCTAATCGTATTTCACCTACCGCTTCCACCGTAACATCCGGGACAATCTCCGGCACCGACAACACCACGAGGTCCGGTAGCTCCCGTTCGGTGCTGGATTTTACCAGGGGGCGGGCCGCCTCTGAACACAGGATGATGGGAATGAGTCCCCGCTCTTGCATGGCCGCCACCGACCGGGACAGGGCCTTAATCCAGGCCCGCTGGACCGCCGGCTCCAGAACCGCCACGGTTCCGCTTGAAGTTTCGACCCGGCTATCGATTATTTTCTGTTCCAGCGACTGTTCCAGGGTCAATACCCGCAGTACCCGTTCTTCATCGGCATACTGAAGACAAATCTGCCGGGCCAGGGCCTGACGGGCCTTTTCCGTAAGGAACTGGGTATCCTTGGTAATGCCCCCGTAATCGGCGAGGGCCTCCAAAATGGCCACCATGTTCCGGATCGACACCTGTTCCCGCAGCAAGGCCTGGAGCACCTTCTGGATTTCTCCCAGGGAAAGGAGTTTCTGCGCCTCCTCCACCACCGCGGGATATTCCTTTTTAAGGGTTTCCAGGATTCCCTGGGTTTCTTGCCGTCCTAAGATTTCCGCCGCATGGCGCTTAATGATTTCGGTTAAATGGGTTGCAATAATAGAAGGCGGATCCACCACGGTATACCCTGCCCGTTCCGCCTGATCCCGTTTATCTTCGCTGATCCACACCGCAGGGAGCCCAAAGGCGGGATCCCGCGTCTTTTCTCCCCCGATATCTTCGGTAACCCCTCCAGGATTGATGCAAAGGAAGTACCCCATTCGGATCTTCCCCCGTCCCACATCAACCCCCTTAATCTTAAAACAATATTCTGAGGGTTCTAACCGCATATTATCGATGATACGGATCCGAGGAATCACGAGTCCCAAATCCAGGGCCGATTCCCGACGAATCCGGTGGACCCGCTCCAGGAGTTCCGCCCCCTTATCTCGATCCACCAGAGGAATAAGCCCATACCCTAATTCCAGGGAAAGGGGATCCAGGGGAACCACCGGGGACAACTCCCCTTCTTCGGGGGGACGTTTGGCCTGGGCGGCTTTTACTTTATCCGCCTCTGCCTGTTTCAGATGGGTCTGACCAAGCCGATAGGCCGTAAAGGCCATAAAGCCCGCCAGGGGAATAAGCACATACCAGGGGAATCCCGGAAGCAAAGCAAAGCCCGCGAGGACAAAGGCGGCGATCCAATAAATGCGGGCATCCTGCGAAAATTGCTTTGCTACATCGGCACCAAAGGTGCCTTCAGAAATCGAACGGGTTACAATGATACCCGTAGCTGTAGAAATAAGGAGGGCCGGGAACTGGGAAAGGAGCCCATCCCCAATGGTAAAGGTGGTATAGGTTCCCAGGGCCGTAAGGAATGGTTCCCCATGAAGGGTCATCCCTATGATAAGGCCCCCCAGAACGTTCACAATGGTGATAAAGATACCGACCTTTACGTTCCCAGAAACAAATTTACTGGCCCCATCCATGGCCCCGTAAAAATCGGCCTCCCGCTGGAGTTCCATCTTTTTTTTATGGGCCTCTTCTTCGGTAATGGCCCCTGAGTTGTACTCCGCTTCGATAGCCATCTGCTTTCCGGGCAGGGCATCCAAAGCAAAACGGGCAGCCACTTCGGCAACCCGGGTGGCCCCTTTGGTAATAACGATGGCCTGGACCGCAATGATAACAATAAAAATCACAAAACCAATCACAAGCCCCTCGGTACCACCGGAACCCACCACAAAGGAGGCAAAGGCCTTGATCATCTTTCCATCAAATTTCATCCCCTTTGAAAGGATAAGCCGGGTTGAGGAAACATTGAGGGCTAATCCAAAAACGGTAGCCACGAGGAGAATGGTAGGGAAGATGCTAAATTCTACCGGTCGCTTGGTGTACAGGACAATGAGGAGAATAAGAAGCGACAATACCAGGTTCATGGCCATAAGCGCATCCAAGAGCACCGTGGGAAGTGGCACAATAAGCATCACCACGACGAGCACCACCCCGAGGGCTACAAAGAGATCGCTTGAATTATTGACAAAAGCGGCACTTACTATTCGCCGTGCATCGGACATACCATCCTACCCACCCTTTATACGGCCTTTTTATTCCGACCCTTTTGTAGTTTGTACACATGGGCCAGGATTGTGGCAATAGCCTGATAGTACTTTTCTGGTATTATATCCCCAATCTCCGTTTCTGCATATAAGGCCCGGGCAAGAGGCTTGTTTTCTACGATCGGTACATCGTTTTCCTCCGCAATTTTCCGGATCCGGAGGGCCATTTCATCGGCCCCTTTGGCAGTCACCATGGGGGCAGTCATGGTAGTCTCGTTCCACTCCAGGGCTACCGCATAGTGGGTCGGGTTCGTAATAA
It encodes:
- a CDS encoding MinD/ParA family protein, producing MEDQAAQLRELVKAKNGGTASAPSPRGKKTRIITVASGKGGVGKTNVSVNMALAYARMGKKVIVMDADLGLANVNVMLNMIPKYNLFHVIRKQKTMREIILDTEYGIKIVAGASGFSKIANLNEDERQNFINELYTLQEADIIIIDTSAGVSNNVLAFVAAADDAIIVTTPEPTAITDAYGIIKIIATEIDNLNMGLKLIVNRVKTVAEAKKVADRMINIASQFLNLKVDYLGFIYDDPAVPLAVLRQKPFLVLDPKSKASHCIQHIVGRMEKTDIREDGGLGNLIRRLFAR
- the flhA gene encoding flagellar biosynthesis protein FlhA, coding for MSDARRIVSAAFVNNSSDLFVALGVVLVVVMLIVPLPTVLLDALMAMNLVLSLLILLIVLYTKRPVEFSIFPTILLVATVFGLALNVSSTRLILSKGMKFDGKMIKAFASFVVGSGGTEGLVIGFVIFIVIIAVQAIVITKGATRVAEVAARFALDALPGKQMAIEAEYNSGAITEEEAHKKKMELQREADFYGAMDGASKFVSGNVKVGIFITIVNVLGGLIIGMTLHGEPFLTALGTYTTFTIGDGLLSQFPALLISTATGIIVTRSISEGTFGADVAKQFSQDARIYWIAAFVLAGFALLPGFPWYVLIPLAGFMAFTAYRLGQTHLKQAEADKVKAAQAKRPPEEGELSPVVPLDPLSLELGYGLIPLVDRDKGAELLERVHRIRRESALDLGLVIPRIRIIDNMRLEPSEYCFKIKGVDVGRGKIRMGYFLCINPGGVTEDIGGEKTRDPAFGLPAVWISEDKRDQAERAGYTVVDPPSIIATHLTEIIKRHAAEILGRQETQGILETLKKEYPAVVEEAQKLLSLGEIQKVLQALLREQVSIRNMVAILEALADYGGITKDTQFLTEKARQALARQICLQYADEERVLRVLTLEQSLEQKIIDSRVETSSGTVAVLEPAVQRAWIKALSRSVAAMQERGLIPIILCSEAARPLVKSSTERELPDLVVLSVPEIVPDVTVEAVGEIRLEE
- the whiG gene encoding RNA polymerase sigma factor WhiG; translated protein: MGNVLLEERTEEELWELYKKTRDPKIREAFIKQYAPLVKYVAGKIAVGMPHTVEFDDLVGFGVFGLLDAIDKYDPAKNVKFKTYAVTRIRGAIFDELRSIDWVPRSVRQKTKELEETISTLEAQLGRTATDQEIAQALGMDEEEYLKTVMKISGTSLLSLNDIWFSGDENDRMSIGDSIEAPASLNPEVIVEKDEIRRIIVEAINELPEKEKKVLILYYYEDLTLKEIGQVLDVTESRVSQLHTKAIVRLRAKLTNIRKGIV
- the flhF gene encoding flagellar biosynthesis protein FlhF — protein: MLTYFAEQGATYEECLRKARAKYGDNIQIYMQRTVQIGGFLGLFSREGVEIMGFVKEPERPQSLLSSLARKEVASCRDAASPPVKGEGSRNLATASPRSAETSLEEEKQKILALAGKGSDPTIKVVLQEVRSLKERLESQLGMSVSAEEHPTIIKIGELLAGNEFSHSYISRIQQRIRREFPLAELEDFDRIQKQVVEWIGESIELYSGTESKTKPRVMVLVGPTGVGKTTTIAKLAAIYGLGINNTPAVSVRMITIDNYRIAARQQIEKYGEIMGIPVSCVETYEDLRKTISLYADEVDLVLVDTIGKSPRDSIKLAEMKELLAACGTSMEVHLALAATTKASDIKEILQQFEPFNYRSVIVTKLDETNRIGNVVSALNEKGKSISFITNGQRVPQDIERASVVNFLINLEGFKIDRPYIEKRFSKTASDVLEGR
- a CDS encoding FapA family protein, yielding MVDFVQLQKIMKERLERDRAIQTVEVEGTTLEEAVANGATLLNVPVKKLEYEILERGIKGFFGTLQKPWKIRVYARATLEKAPELVSTESILDIQSPVIEDRNGEVFVHLAAEGAFLKVTAPSGKGRRATVKQAMDALASRAVREIDEALVEKTVKEAAGVYVKVGTFIQNPANDAIITVNITDQEMKAYIYVNPPGPGGCDLSAETIASFLRNNRVVYGIKEEVLQEFTDRPIYKEMVLVAEGTKPQNGRDAYIQYNFETDQTKVRLKEGPGGRVDFKELNIIQNVVEGQPLAKKVPAERGVPGKTVTGKILPAKNGKDIPLPLGKNVHVAEDQLTIIADMNGQVVLSGGKINVEPIYTVQGDVNLKTGNIIFLGTVLITGNVEDGFSVKAAGNIEVHGTVGKAELDAEGDIIVHQGIAGKGSGLIRAGRSIWSRFIENAIVEAGNMVVVSDGIINSKVVAEKRIICQGKRANIVGGHLRATEEINAKVLGSPVSGTETICEVGFDPKAKEKLDNLVARKEALEKQLDEIELNLRTLINIKKQRKSLPEDKEAYLQELGERRQFILKDLGDIKEEITTTQQYLQALQSRGRISAASKVFPGVKIIIRDVREDVKSEYRAVTFVLENNLIRVTKYEEPDEETKRGPDGYTTY